A DNA window from Naumovozyma dairenensis CBS 421 chromosome 7, complete genome contains the following coding sequences:
- the AGX1 gene encoding alanine--glyoxylate transaminase (similar to Saccharomyces cerevisiae AGX1 (YFL030W); ancestral locus Anc_8.37) — translation MYGRIFPNLFTRRTYHKMTTGKQILLVPGPVTLSPQVQTALSQDALSHTGAEFVSIFQNVLKNTRKLFKSYDMKAQPIVIAGSGTLGFDIAGSNLIKPKDKVLVLSTGFFSDSFADCLQGYGAEVTKLTAPLGDVVPLQDFEDELKKGHYTAVVATHVDTSTGVLNDIESISEVVQRISPESFLFVDSVCAIGCETMEFDKWKVDYCLTASQKAIGAPPGLSISMISERALQFALGKRNNSGVFFTSLKRWSPILKAYEGNLGAYFATPPTQLINSLDVALKQILETEGGIDGRVLKHKETSDWFKDRLCKELNLKLVSKYPSNVSAHGLTSIYVPNPKETILSLKERGFIIAGGLHKEIASQYIRIGHMGVSACDDELNHIPKCFKALKDVL, via the coding sequence ATGTATGGAAGAATATTCCCGAACTTATTCACAAGGAGAACATACCATAAAATGACGACAGGAAAACAAATACTATTAGTACCAGGTCCAGTAACATTATCACCTCAGGTACAAACTGCATTATCGCAAGATGCACTCTCCCACACGGGGGCTGAGTTTGTTTCCATTTTCCAAAacgttttgaaaaatacaaggaaattattcaagagCTACGATATGAAGGCTCAACCTATTGTCATTGCTGGTTCAGGAACTTTGGGGTTTGATATTGCCGGTTCTAATTTGATTAAACCAAAAGATAAAGTTCTTGTTTTATCTACTGGGTTCTTTAGTGATTCATTTGCTGATTGTTTGCAGGGATATGGTGCTGAAGTTACGAAGTTGACAGCTCCCCTAGGTGATGTGGTTCCATTAcaagattttgaagatgaattgaagaaggGTCATTATACGGCGGTGGTTGCTACTCATGTAGATACCTCTACTGGTGTattgaatgatattgaGAGTATTTCTGAAGTGGTACAGAGGATATCTCCCGAGAGTTTCCTTTTTGTAGATAGTGTTTGTGCCATTGGTTGTGAAACTATGGAATTTGATAAATGGAAAGTAGATTATTGCTTGACTGCATCTCAAAAGGCAATTGGTGCACCACCAGGGTTAAGTATATCTATGATTAGTGAAAGGGCTTTACAATTTGCATTGGGGAAACGAAATAATAGTGGTGTGTTTTTTacttctttgaaaagatgGTCACCAATATTGAAGGCATACGAGGGAAATTTGGGTGCATATTTTGCTACACCTCCTACGCAATTGATAAATAGTTTAGATGTTGCATTGAAGCAAATTTTAGAAACTGAAGGCGGTATAGACGGAAGAGTTCTTAAACATAAGGAAACCAGTGATTGGTTCAAAGACAGGCTAtgtaaagaattgaatCTAAAATTGGTAAGCAAATATCCTTCTAATGTTTCTGCACATGGTCTAACTTCTATATATGTACCAAATccaaaagaaacaatacTATCATTAAAGGAGCGCGGGTTTATCATTGCAGGTGGACTTCATAAGGAAATTGCAAGTCAATATATTAGAATTGGCCATATGGGTGTATCGGCAtgtgatgatgaattgaacCATATTCCGAAATGCTTTAAGGCATTGAAAGATGTACTCTAA
- the SHM2 gene encoding glycine hydroxymethyltransferase SHM2 (similar to Saccharomyces cerevisiae SHM2 (YLR058C); ancestral locus Anc_8.38), which translates to MPYALSEAHKKMVMSHLSETDPELEQIIKAEIDRQKHSIVLIASENFTSTSVFDALGTPLSNKYSEGYPGARYYGGNEQIDKIELLCQARALKAFNLTADKWGVNVQTLSGSPANLQVYQAIMRPHDRLMGLYLPDGGHLSHGYATENRKISAVSTYFESFPYRVNQETGIIDYDTLEQNAILYRPKVLVAGTSAYCRLIDYKRMREIADKCGAYLMVDMAHISGLIAAGVIPSPFEYADIVTTTTHKSLRGPRGAMIFFRRGLRSVNAKTGKEIYYDLENPINFSVFPGHQGGPHNHTIAALATALKQVDTPEFKEYQQLVVKNAKTLELEFKKLGYKLVSNGTDSHMVLVSLREQGIDGARVDYVCDKANIVLNKNSIPGDKSALVPGGIRIGAPAMTTRGMGEEDFQKIAQYIDKAVQLAKEVQQSLPKDANKLKDFKAKIDEGSDVITNIKQEIYQWAGEYPLAV; encoded by the coding sequence ATGCCTTACGCCTTATCTGAAGCTCATAAGAAAATGGTCATGTCTCACTTAAGTGAAACTGACCCAGAATTAGAACAAATCATCAAAGCTGAAATCGACAGACAAAAGCATTCTATCGTCTTAATCGCATCTGAAAATTTCACCTCGACATCTGTCTTTGATGCCTTAGGTACTCCATTATCTAACAAATATTCTGAAGGTTATCCAGGTGCCCGTTACTATGGTGGGAATGAACAAATTGacaaaattgaattattatgtCAAGCAAGAGCCCTAAAGGCTTTCAACTTAACTGCTGATAAATGGGGTGTCAATGTTCAAACTTTATCAGGTTCTCCAGCCAACTTACAAGTCTACCAAGCTATCATGAGACCTCATGATAGATTAATGGGTCTTTACTTACCAGATGGTGGTCATTTGTCCCACGGTTATGCTACtgaaaatagaaaaatcTCTGCTGTGTCCACTTATTTCGAATCATTCCCATACAGAGTCAACCAAGAAACCGGTATCATCGATTACGACACATTAGAACAAAACGCCATCTTATACAGACCAAAAGTCCTAGTCGCAGGTACCTCCGCATACTGTCGTTTGATCGATTACAAGAGGATGAGAGAAATTGCTGACAAGTGTGGTGCTTACTTGATGGTCGACATGGCCCACATTTCCGGTTTGATCGCTGCCGGTGTCATCCCATCTCCATTTGAATACGCTGATATCGTTACCACTACCACTCATAAGTCATTGAGAGGTCCTCGTGGTGCTATGATCTTCTTCAGAAGAGGGTTGAGATCCGTCAATGCAAAGACTGGTAAGGAAATTTACTACGATTTGGAAAACCCAATTAATTTCTCCGTGTTCCCTGGTCATCAAGGTGGTCCACATAACCATACCATTGCTGCCTTGGCTACTGCTTTGAAACAAGTTGATACTCCagaattcaaagaatatCAACAATTGGTCGTCAAGAACGCTAAAACTTTGGAATTGGAATTCAAGAAGTTAGGTTACAAGTTGGTTTCTAACGGTACTGATTCGCATATGGTTTTAGTTTCTTTGAGAGAACAAGGCATCGATGGTGCCCGTGTCGACTACGTTTGTGATAAGGCTAACATTGTCTTGAACAAAAACTCTATCCCAGGTGATAAATCTGCTTTAGTTCCAGGTGGTATCCGTATTGGTGCGCCAGCTATGACAACTAGGGGTATGGGTGAAGAAGATTTCCAAAAGATTGCTCAATACATCGATAAAGCTGTCCAATTGGCCAAAGAAGTTCAACAATCTTTACCAAAGGATgctaataaattaaaggaTTTCAAAGCTAAGATCGATGAAGGTTCTGATGTCATAACAAACattaaacaagaaatttaCCAATGGGCTGGTGAATATCCCTTAGCTGTGTAA
- the STE2 gene encoding alpha-factor pheromone receptor STE2 (similar to Saccharomyces cerevisiae STE2 (YFL026W); ancestral locus Anc_8.45): protein MSSSTDVPQLSQYFFDSNYNPGQSLISYTSIYGNDTVVSFDEVQTIVDKKITEAIMFGVRCGAVILTIIVMWMISKKKKTPIFIINQISLFLILLHSALYFRYLLSNYSSVTYALTGFPQFIHRGDVHIYGAASIIQVLLVASIETSLVFQVKVIFTGDNFKRIGRVVMGISIALGLATVAMYFVAAIKGMISTYNNVGGTQPKYFNVATILLASSINFMTLILVIKLILAIRSRRFLGLKQFDSFHILLIMSCQSLLAPSILFILAYSLNPNDGTDVLVTVATLLVVLSLPLSSMWATAANNASRPTSAGSDYSPSTGFYDNSRSSAMSQSLHSEGKKSFKSRLYNLYPTRSSDKSSEHTFVDHQDLEKNDLYELSTPITQTNPNGIQLSNYRSKMVNNEMDYLADIYTPNTAADENARKFWSEGNGDDFDSISKESSELTHELHPDIVKMAAGNNEGDDEFLETKKITLKNIAPK from the coding sequence ATGTCTTCCAGCACAGACGTGCCTCAGTTAAGTCAGTACTTTTTTGACAGTAATTATAACCCTGGCCAGAGTTTAATAAGCTATACATCAATATATGGAAATGATACCGTTGTATCCTTCGATGAAGTACAAACAATCGTTGATAAGAAAATCACTGAAGCTATTATGTTTGGTGTGAGATGCGGGGCAGTTATTTTAACCATAATAGTTATGTGGATGATAtcgaagaaaaagaaaactccgatcttcataataaaccaaatatcattattccTTATCCTCCTACACTCCGCTCTATATTTCAGATACTTGCTATCGAATTACTCTTCTGTCACATATGCCTTAACAGGATTCCCACAATTTATCCATAGAGGTGATGTCCATATTTACGGTGCTGCTAGTATTATCCAGGTATTGTTAGTCGCTTCCATTGAAACTTCTTTGGTTTTCCAAGTGAAAGTTATTTTTACTGGtgataatttcaaaagaattGGGAGAGTAGTAATGGGAATATCAATAGCTTTAGGCCTAGCAACCGTTGCTATGTATTTCGTTGCTGCAATTAAAGGTATGATTTCAACATATAATAACGTTGGTGGTACACAACCAAAATACTTCAACGTGGCTACTATTTTATTAGCATCATCGATAAATTTTATGACGTTGATTTTGGTGATTAAATTGATACTTGCAATAAGATCGAGAAGGTTTTTAGGTCTAAAACAATTTGATAGTTTCCATATTCTATTAATTATGTCATGCCAGTCTTTACTGGCACCTTCTATCCTTTTTATTCTTGCCTATAGCTTAAATCCCAATGATGGTACTGACGTCCTTGTAACAGTTGCAACACTACTGGTTGTTTTATCTCTACCATTATCCTCGATGTGGGCTACTGCTGCAAACAATGCCTCAAGACCAACATCAGCTGGTTCAGACTACTCACCAAGCACCGGTTTTTATGATAATAGTAGATCAAGTGCTATGTCACAGAGTTTACATTCTGAAGGAAAGAAATCGTTTAAAAGTCGGCTGTATAATTTATATCCTACGAGATCTTCAGACAAAAGCTCAGAGCACACGTTTGTAGATCATCAagatttagaaaagaaTGATTTGTATGAGCTTTCAACACCAATTACACAAACAAATCCCAATGGCATTCAATTATCGAACTATAGATCAAAGATGGTAAATAACGAAATGGATTATCTTGCTGACATTTATACTCCCAATACCGCTGCAGACGAAAATGCAAGGAAGTTTTGGTCCGAGGGAAATggtgatgattttgattccATAAGTAAAGAAAGTTCTGAATTAACGCATGAATTGCATCCTGATATTGTTAAAATGGCTGCAGGGAATAACGAAggagatgatgaatttctggaaactaaaaaaattacacTGAAAAATATAGCGCCTAAATGA
- the HAC1 gene encoding transcription factor HAC1 (similar to Saccharomyces cerevisiae HAC1 (YFL031W); ancestral locus Anc_8.36) has product MSNNIINPTAFNAPIEIPTDFKSTLPPRKRAKTKEEKEQRRIERILRNRKAAHQSREKKRLHLKFLEQKCQIMENLLSRIDADVLQNLVATDSTGTSILEEYNNILNTTDESYVEDKLNPSSSSSSPSATVNNGSPSTFQTTFDAGNIEPVAIKKEQTTETDLSAAIGSSLSSFSSSNSNSSSNSDSKSSCASPSSIMSPVSNGTMEDELFFDEKENYYTSSSSISSINMIKSEPQDWNLLITKSEHDNSILEDFNIEHEFEYNEHSFSDQLLTKTVDVEESLMKPKTIPNMTVLMKNDDIDGSFVLDNWRNPAVITI; this is encoded by the coding sequence ATGAGcaacaatatcattaatcCAACTGCATTCAATGCTCCTATTGAAATCCCAActgatttcaaatcaacGCTTCCACCTCGTAAAAGAGCTAAgactaaagaagaaaaagaacaaagaaGGATCGAAAGAATACTTCGAAACAGGAAAGCTGCTCATCAAAGtagagaaaagaaaagattgCATTTAAAGTTTCTTGAACAAAAATGCCAAATCATGGAAAACCTATTATCTAGAATTGATGCTGATGTTTTACAAAACTTGGTTGCTACAGACAGCACCGGTACTTCTATCttagaagaatataataacataTTAAACACCACTGATGAAAGTTATGTAGAAGATAAACTAAATCCTTCCTCTTCAAGCTCGTCACCTTCAGCTACCGTAAATAATGGTTCTCCATCTACTTTCCAAACTACTTTTGATGCTGGTAATATTGAACCTGTCGCTATTAAGAAAGAACAAACAACAGAAACCGATTTGTCAGCGGCCATTGGCTCATCATTAAGTAGCTTCTCTAGTTCTAATTCCAATTCCAGTTCCAATTCTGATTCTAAATCTAGTTGTGCTTCTCCATCCAGTATCATGTCTCCTGTTAGTAACGGGACCatggaagatgaattatttttcgatgaaaaggaaaactATTATACATCATCCTCTTCTATCTCTTCCATAAATATGATCAAATCAGAACCACAAGATTGGAATCTTTTAATTACGAAATCTGAACATGATAACTCAATTTTAGAAGATTTCAATATTGAGCATGAGTTTGAGTATAATGAGCATAGTTTCAGTGATCAACTCTTAACCAAAACAGTAGACGTAGAAGAAAGTTTAATGAAACCCAAGACAATTCCAAATATGACGGTGCTAATGAAAAACGATGACATTGATGGTTCATTCGTCCTTGACAATTGGCGTAATCCAGCAGTGATTACCATATGA
- the CAK1 gene encoding cyclin-dependent protein kinase-activating kinase CAK1 (similar to Saccharomyces cerevisiae CAK1 (YFL029C); ancestral locus Anc_8.40) gives MVKLSDLPISERKLLKSTKTARIYNVQDKYAVKSLATDYVVPPHNPRYELAIMKKILRLGDFRNAHLIELLDHSKRQDELELLLLFYPSTLDEFMIKNYKPSYGNDLKPTRRKFNPYYSLTKSPMEEQEIEPYNMVYENYFDINQYSYGFFLQLVEGLTYLHSHGIIHRDIKPQNILLEMNGEDNIQLIITDFGISYDETDSKQVVTERPDDKITDVSTSFYKAPELLFGVKNYRFEVDIWALLVLVSQWFQVSTNIENFAPAMFDDGSNVLESGSDIRLIMSIFEKLGIPSIEKWEDVSRYGSRDAFTGMFGEEGDGNYILDQSEDIQRSIVLEKLMPRLKQLIDRDQREKFVTCIMNIVSFASEKRWSSQRILAELRS, from the coding sequence ATGGTAAAACTATCAGACCTCCCAATATCAGAAAGGAAGCTTCTCAAAAGTACTAAAACAGCTCGAATATATAATGTTCAAGACAAATATGCTGTGAAATCGCTGGCTACTGATTATGTTGTTCCCCCTCATAATCCTCGATATGAATTAGCAATCATGAAGAAAATCTTACGATTAGGAGATTTCCGCAACGCTCAtctaattgaattattggATCACAGTAAAAGACAagatgaattggaattatTGTTGCTTTTTTATCCTTCTACTTTGGATGAATTCATGATAAAGAACTACAAACCAAGTTATGGTAATGACCTGAAACCAACCAGAAGGAAATTCAACCCATATTACTCACTCACTAAATCTCCTATGGAAGAGCAAGAGATTGAGCCATATAATATGGTATACGAGAACtattttgatattaatCAATACAGTTACGGTTTCTTCCTCCAGTTAGTGGAAGGTTTAACATATTTACATTCTCATGGTATAATCCATCGAGATATCAAACCGCAAAACATACTGTTGGAAATGAATGGTGAAGACAATATTCAGTTGATAATTACCGATTTTGGGATCTCCTATGATGAAACGGATTCCAAGCAGGTAGTTACTGAACGTCCTGATGATAAAATTACGGATGTATCCACTTCATTTTATAAAGCGCCTGAATTGTTATTTGGTGTCAAGAACTATAGGTTTGAAGTAGATATTTGGGCATTACTTGTCCTCGTATCGCAATGGTTTCAAGTGTCTACCAATATAGAGAATTTTGCACCGGCAATGTTTGATGACGGCTCAAATGTTTTGGAAAGTGGGAGTGATATTAGATTAATTATgtcaatttttgaaaaattaggtATCCCtagtattgaaaaatgggaaGATGTATCCAGATACGGCTCTAGAGATGCGTTTACAGGAATGTTTGGTGAAGAAGGTGACGGTAACTATATACTAGATCAAAGTGAAGATATTCAAAGGAGTATTGTTCTAGAAAAATTGATGCCAAGGTTAAAACAGTTAATTGATAGAGatcaaagagaaaaatttgTAACTTGTATCATGAACATTGTATCTTTTGCTTCCGAAAAGAGGTGGAGTTCTCAAAGGATCTTAGCAGAATTGAGGAGTTAG
- the CAF16 gene encoding putative ATP-binding cassette family ATPase CAF16 (similar to Saccharomyces cerevisiae CAF16 (YFL028C); ancestral locus Anc_8.42), whose product MAEFAVEVDNLTYKFAEATKPSVIDIKLQIPWNKRTLVVGANGAGKSTLLKLLSGKHLCLNGKIRVNGLDPFSPLSMHQEEVNSEEKDWQVTTYLGTEWCHMSIINRDIGVLELLESIGLNHFKERGEKLIEILDIDTNWRMHRLSDGQKRRVQLAMGLLKPWKVLLLDEVTVDLDVIARSRLLQFLKWETETRKCSVIYATHIFDGLAKWPDKVIHVKDGRIVSQLNYTKDVEFCNEIDGNTNGHVTFHSSTNQPHISITRVNSLHPLALAWLREDTGVSNEEI is encoded by the coding sequence ATGGCAGAATTTGCAGTTGAAGTAGACAATCTAACATATAAATTTGCTGAAGCAACAAAACCATCCGTAATTGATATTAAGTTACAAATTCCTTGGAACAAAAGAACTTTAGTTGTTGGTGCCAATGGTGCAGGTAAATCCAcgttattgaaattattaagtgGGAAACATTTATGTCTTAATGGGAAAATCCGTGTTAATGGATTGGACCCATTTAGTCCCTTATCTATGCATCAAGAAGAAGTAAACTCTGAAGAGAAAGACTGGCAAGTGACTACTTATTTGGGGACCGAATGGTGTCATATGAGCATTATTAATAGAGACATTGGTGTCTTGGAATTATTGGAGAGTATCGGATTAAATcattttaaagaaagagGTGAGAAATTGATTGAGATATTAGATATTGATACCAATTGGAGAATGCATAGATTAAGTGACGGACAAAAGAGACGTGTTCAATTGGCAATGGGATTATTAAAACCTTGGAAAGTGCTTCTCTTAGATGAAGTTACAGTAGATTTAGATGTTATTGCGAGATCAAGattattacaatttttaaaatggGAAActgaaacaagaaaatgtTCTGTAATTTACGCCACTCATATCTTTGATGGATTAGCTAAATGGCCAGATAAAGTGATACATGTTAAAGATGGTCGTATTGTTTCACAATTAAACTACACTAAAGATGTCGAATTTTGTAATGAGATTGATGGGAATACTAATGGTCATGTTACGTTCCATTCTAGTACTAATCAACCTCATATATCGATTACTAGAGTTAACAGTTTACATCCTTTAGCATTAGCATGGCTGAGGGAAGATACCGGTGTTTccaatgaagaaatatag
- the GYP8 gene encoding GTPase-activating protein GYP8 (similar to Saccharomyces cerevisiae GYP8 (YFL027C); ancestral locus Anc_8.44): MVNLTSFYLPMPIKVSNKMTADPMPMENVFDARTLVTYFNMREKQDMKQKLIQRVLEANDYHTLGKLGSTVFGFINHPLRREAWRQLLYEQLTIYDDEDKDPELLSVKQHKDENQVMLDVKRSFGTLKDERLKERLRDILYSTIVKVLRKYPQLNYYQGYHDLVSVFIMVFIESYPFVKTTSFLTPLDARIRGDTDPIQNTDTQTSSSGISKDNKIVDEEQLFGCVERFTLLYLRDFMMNCLDFSLDQLQIIPQLMRMMDIDLFSKLHFDSINPFFAISAILTIFSHDLKPWEDGSSNGTIFQIFDLVISKQSMLVPLFIYANIILEKKQLLLEAYECNQDNFENTVDLVHGIIQQVLMIPSSNDNDADDNKFWRKILKISQDMSIIDDYNGWQTIIHPQSVLLTTASGEGTIKQYNIEEVLCLLGKQIEINEAYKNVPINDKPSCYYGKSESTCLNCAALYSGSFIKLSILIGIFAILLRFTGRNTFKNKMGFMFPDFSKYSSLNYILSMINTYKTEE, from the coding sequence ATGGTGAACTTAACGTCGTTTTACCTTCCGATGCCAATAAAGgtatcaaataaaatgacTGCTGATCCTATGCCTATGGAGAATGTTTTTGATGCGAGAACTCTAGTGACTTATTTTAACATGAGAGAAAAGCAAGACATGAAACAGAAGCTTATCCAAAGGGTACTGGAAGCAAATGATTATCATACACTTGGGAAATTGGGAAGTACAGTATTTGGCTTTATAAATCATCCTCTTAGAAGAGAAGCTTGGAGACAACTGCTTTATGAACAACTAACGatatatgatgatgaggataAAGATCCTGAATTACTTTCAGTAAAACAACACAAGGATGAGAATCAAGTAATGCTTGATGTGAAACGCTCTTTTGGTACTTTAAAAGATGAGCGTTTGAAAGAACGTTTAAGAGACATTCTTTATAGTACTATTGTAAAAGTCTTGCGGAAATATCCACAActaaattattaccaagGATATCATGACCTAGTTTCAGTTTTTATTATGGTATTTATAGAAAGCTATCCGTTTGTCAAAACCACAAGCTTTCTTACCCCGTTGGATGCTAGAATTAGAGGTGATACTGACCCCATCCAGAATACTGATACACAAACCTCATCTAGCGGTATCtcaaaagataataaaatcGTTGATGAAGAACAATTATTTGGATGTGTTGAACGTTTcacattattatatttacgTGATTTTATGATGAACTGTTTGGATTTCTCGCTAGATCAACTTCAAATCATCCCGCAGttgatgaggatgatggatattgatttattttctaaattacACTTTGATTCCATTAACCCATTTTTTGCCATTTCGGCTATATTGACTATTTTTTCACATGATTTAAAACCATGGGAAGATGGTTCTTCTAATGGAAccattttccaaatatttgaCTTAGTAATATCTAAGCAATCAATGTTGGTAccattgtttatttatgCTAATATTATCcttgaaaagaaacaattgTTATTAGAAGCTTACGAATGTAATCAGGATAACTTTGAAAATACAGTTGATTTGGTCCATGGAATAATACAGCAGGTTCTAATGATaccttcttcaaatgataatgacgCTGATGACAATAAATTCTGGAGGAAAATTCTCAAAATATCCCAGGATATGTCAATAATAGATGACTATAATGGATGGCAGACAATAATCCACCCACAAAGCGTCTTGTTAACAACAGCATCAGGGGAAGGTACCATAAAACAATACAATATAGAAGAAGTTCTCTGTTTACTTGGTAAACAGATCGAAATAAACGAAGCTTATAAGAATGTTCCTATCAACGATAAACCCTCTTGCTATTATGGTAAAAGTGAAAGCACTTGCCTCAATTGTGCCGCTTTATATTCAGGATCATTCATAAAACTTTCAATCCTTATAGGTATCTTTGCTATACTTTTACGATTTACAGGTAGGAACACTTTCAAGAATAAGATGGGGTTTATGTTCCCAGACTTTTCAAAGTATTCAAGTCTCAATTACATACTCTCTATGATTAATACTTATAAAACAGAGGAATAA